Proteins from a single region of Methanocorpusculum sp.:
- the mcrG gene encoding coenzyme-B sulfoethylthiotransferase subunit gamma gives MAYKPQYGPGTSKVAEIRRNQMNPNVKLEKIRSVTDEDIVLIMGHRA, from the coding sequence ATGGCATACAAACCACAGTATGGTCCGGGAACCTCCAAAGTTGCGGAAATTCGTCGCAACCAGATGAACCCGAACGTAAAGCTCGAAAAGATTCGCAGCGTCACTGATGAGGACATTGTCCTTATTATGGGACACCGTGCA